One Glycine max cultivar Williams 82 chromosome 3, Glycine_max_v4.0, whole genome shotgun sequence DNA window includes the following coding sequences:
- the LOC106798216 gene encoding 7-deoxyloganetin glucosyltransferase: protein MENFRLKDLPDSIRTTNPNSFMVEFSFEVADNIHRASAIVLNTSDELESGVFSALSTMLPFVYRIGPFLSFLKSKSTEPLGIFRFQSLEGRYRVPTSCRYIWSEWGIGIEIDTNVKREEVEKLVNELMMMVRKGKGMRLKAMELKNKAEEDTRPGGRSYINLDRVINEVLLKIK from the exons ATGGAAAACTTTAGGCTGAAGGACCTGCCTGACTCTATAAGGACAACAAATCCAAACAGTTTTATGGTAGAATTTTCCTTTGAAGTGGCAGATAATATCCATAGAGCCTCTGCTATTGTTTTAAATACTTCTGATGAACTTGAGAGTGGTGTATTCAGTGCTCTCTCCACTATGTTGCCTTTTGTTTACCGCATTGGccctttcctttcatttttaaaatcaaagtcCACAGAGCCGCTTGGCATCTTTAGGTTCCAATCTTTGGAAGGAAGATACAGAGTG CCGACAAGCTGTAGATATATTTGGAGTGAATGGGGCATTGGGATTGAAATTGATACCAATGTAAAGAGAGAAGAGGTGGAGAAACTGGTCAATGAATTGATGATGATGGTAAGGAAAGGAAAGGGGATGAGGCTCAAGGCCATGGAGTTGAAGAACAAGGCAGAGGAGGACACCAGACCGGGTGGTCGTTCATACATCAACTTGGACAGAGTGATTAATGAAGTGTTgcttaagataaaataa
- the LOC100802375 gene encoding uncharacterized protein LOC100802375 (The RefSeq protein has 1 substitution compared to this genomic sequence): protein MEFQSEEAAKNFYEEYARREGLVVRLDRCHRSEVDKQIISRRFSCNKQGFHVRVRNKTKPVHKPRASIREGCEAMMYVKVNTCGKWVVTKFVKEHSHLLNASALPYNSLIESKDRIIQQLAKELEHQDRLCQHYRRQLFSLLETVDEQTKCLSTKVELVVNTVKKLENEVQKPLI from the exons ATGGAGTTTCAGTCTGAAGAAGCTGCCAAGAACTTCTATGAAGAATATGCGAGACGGGAAGGGTTCGTTGTGCGCCTTGATCGCTGCCATCGTTCTGAGGTTGACAAGCAAATCATTTCACGCCGTTTTTCGTGCAATAAGCAAGGTTTTCATGTGAGGGTACGAAATAAAACCAAGCCTGTTCATAAACCACGGGCTAGCATAAGAGAAGGCTGTGAAGCTATGATGTATGTTAAAGTTAATACATGCGGGAAGTGGGTGGTTACTAAATTTGTGAAGGAACACAGTCATCTGCTAAATGCTTCTGCTTTGCCTTATAATTCACTGATA GAGTCAAAGGATAGGATAATTCAACAACTCGCAAAGGAACTTGAGCACCAAGATCGATTATGTCAGCATTATCGCAGGCAGCTATTCTCCCTTCTGGAAACTGTTGACGAACAAACAAAATGTTTATCAACAAAAGTTGAACTTGTTGTTAACACCGTAAAAAAACTTGAGAATGAAGTACAAAAGCCTTTGATTTGA
- the LOC100802375 gene encoding uncharacterized protein isoform X1, producing the protein MDLEAVAEAVENSAEIISAACEGSSIEEPNVGMEFQSEEAAKNFYEEYARREGFVVRLDRCHRSEVDKQIISRRFSCNKQGFHVRVRNKTKPVHKPRASIREGCEAMMYVKVNTCGKWVVTKFVKEHSHLLNASALPYNSLIESKDRIIQQLAKELEHQDRLCQHYRRQLFSLLETVDEQTKCLSTKVELVVNTVKKLENEVQKPLI; encoded by the exons TGGATTTGGAAGCTGTGGCAGAGGCTGTTGAAAATTCTGCTGAAATAATATCAGCAGCATGTGAAGGCAGTTCCATTGAGGAGCCAAATGTTGGGATGGAGTTTCAGTCTGAAGAAGCTGCCAAGAACTTCTATGAAGAATATGCGAGACGGGAAGGGTTCGTTGTGCGCCTTGATCGCTGCCATCGTTCTGAGGTTGACAAGCAAATCATTTCACGCCGTTTTTCGTGCAATAAGCAAGGTTTTCATGTGAGGGTACGAAATAAAACCAAGCCTGTTCATAAACCACGGGCTAGCATAAGAGAAGGCTGTGAAGCTATGATGTATGTTAAAGTTAATACATGCGGGAAGTGGGTGGTTACTAAATTTGTGAAGGAACACAGTCATCTGCTAAATGCTTCTGCTTTGCCTTATAATTCACTGATA GAGTCAAAGGATAGGATAATTCAACAACTCGCAAAGGAACTTGAGCACCAAGATCGATTATGTCAGCATTATCGCAGGCAGCTATTCTCCCTTCTGGAAACTGTTGACGAACAAACAAAATGTTTATCAACAAAAGTTGAACTTGTTGTTAACACCGTAAAAAAACTTGAGAATGAAGTACAAAAGCCTTTGATTTGA